From one Terriglobia bacterium genomic stretch:
- a CDS encoding sigma-70 family RNA polymerase sigma factor, whose translation MPSDAELVGLCCEGDPSAWEQLIHRYKRLVWSIPAEYGFDEDEIKDVAQEVWATLLKGIHDLRDPAKVYSWLMTTTDRRCQALAARRPQRVVEHQIEEPRDPARTQEEVLSWTQKQQVLRGILEIWRDPCSRLIQALFFEERRYEEAAQLLGVSPEGIGARRTRCLQWLRRMLADRGVTDIC comes from the coding sequence TTGCCCAGCGACGCAGAGCTGGTGGGGCTTTGCTGCGAGGGCGATCCCTCGGCATGGGAGCAGCTGATTCACCGCTACAAGCGGCTGGTGTGGTCGATTCCCGCGGAATACGGTTTCGACGAAGACGAAATCAAGGATGTCGCACAGGAGGTCTGGGCCACGCTTCTAAAGGGAATTCACGACTTGAGGGACCCCGCGAAGGTTTATTCCTGGCTGATGACAACGACGGATCGGCGGTGCCAGGCGCTCGCGGCTCGAAGACCACAACGCGTCGTGGAACACCAGATCGAAGAGCCACGGGATCCGGCGAGAACTCAAGAAGAAGTCCTGTCATGGACTCAAAAGCAGCAGGTGCTCCGCGGGATACTGGAGATATGGCGCGATCCCTGCAGCCGGCTGATCCAGGCTCTCTTTTTCGAAGAGCGAAGGTACGAAGAAGCGGCCCAGCTTCTTGGCGTGTCCCCGGAGGGGATCGGCGCCCGGCGCACCCGATGTCTCCAATGGTTACGGCGAATGCTCGCTGATCGGGGCGTCACCGATATATGCTGA
- a CDS encoding zf-HC2 domain-containing protein, with protein MSDEGDMQHVSADDILTYLDGKASDARQSALEAHLAVCAGCAEEKKQFQALEFRLRQEPRFEPPADAVQAWIDLFPGPLQKPKSPLRQIIASLVFDTFDQPLLAGVRSHGGALRPSMYRAGAAGLDVKIEVTEANERITIAGQLFSGVAHFLDNTNVALESGGILRYQTRTNETGEFSFDVPADTYHLLIDLPEDQVRILSVHPRNSREQ; from the coding sequence ATGAGCGATGAAGGCGATATGCAGCACGTAAGTGCCGACGACATATTGACTTACCTGGATGGCAAGGCATCGGATGCCCGGCAATCGGCGCTCGAAGCCCATCTGGCCGTCTGCGCCGGGTGTGCGGAAGAGAAGAAGCAGTTCCAGGCTCTGGAATTCCGGCTGCGCCAGGAACCCCGGTTTGAGCCTCCGGCGGACGCGGTGCAGGCCTGGATCGATTTATTCCCTGGTCCGCTCCAGAAGCCGAAGTCTCCGCTGCGGCAGATTATCGCTTCCCTGGTTTTTGACACCTTCGATCAGCCCCTGCTCGCCGGGGTGCGCAGCCATGGAGGCGCGCTCCGCCCCTCCATGTACCGCGCCGGCGCCGCCGGTTTGGACGTGAAGATCGAGGTCACGGAAGCCAACGAACGAATCACTATTGCCGGTCAGCTCTTTTCCGGCGTCGCGCACTTTCTCGACAACACCAACGTCGCGCTCGAGTCCGGCGGCATCCTCCGTTACCAGACGCGTACGAATGAAACCGGCGAATTCTCGTTCGACGTGCCGGCAGATACCTACCATCTCTTGATTGACCTGCCTGAAGACCAGGTCCGGATTTTGAGCGTCCATCCCAGGAATTCCCGCGAGCAATAG